In the Candidatus Electrothrix rattekaaiensis genome, one interval contains:
- a CDS encoding YkgJ family cysteine cluster protein: MSDTKGTDIENDFKQGTNKNPSNIMPEKLTLDSSLQFECHPGVSCFTACCHHIQIVLTPYDILILRKRLNIAAHEFITQYTEPTYLEKTDMPGVQIKLTEETNACPFVTPEGCTVYEDRPTSCRYYPVGMADFHEGGQEGVKEDKFFFLVKEPHCKGFEEPKQWTVGEWREDQGVALRDEINKEWLRLVMRRKSFGHQANLSEAAQRMFFMASTDLEHFRRFVFESSFLDTYDVDQETIEKIKEDDTALMLFSFQYLANTLFGAEGMKLRKEKIKEKVEELKQRQGDSLRQVEEEYKQLKAERERLKQEEEARKKG, from the coding sequence ATGAGCGATACAAAAGGCACTGATATAGAAAATGATTTTAAGCAGGGGACCAATAAAAATCCGTCCAATATCATGCCTGAGAAATTAACCCTGGATTCATCCTTGCAGTTTGAATGCCATCCTGGGGTCAGCTGTTTTACTGCATGCTGCCATCATATACAGATTGTCCTGACGCCGTACGATATTTTGATTTTGCGGAAAAGGCTGAATATTGCTGCTCATGAATTTATTACTCAGTATACAGAGCCGACCTACCTGGAAAAAACAGATATGCCCGGTGTGCAGATAAAGCTGACTGAGGAAACGAATGCCTGCCCTTTTGTTACCCCAGAAGGCTGCACCGTGTATGAGGATCGGCCTACATCCTGCCGTTATTATCCGGTGGGCATGGCTGATTTTCATGAAGGTGGCCAGGAAGGAGTCAAAGAGGATAAGTTTTTCTTTTTGGTGAAGGAGCCCCATTGTAAGGGTTTTGAAGAGCCGAAACAGTGGACTGTCGGGGAATGGCGGGAAGATCAGGGGGTTGCTCTTCGCGATGAAATAAATAAGGAATGGCTTCGTTTGGTTATGCGGCGTAAGTCCTTTGGGCATCAGGCCAATCTTTCTGAAGCGGCCCAGAGGATGTTTTTTATGGCCTCGACAGACCTGGAACATTTCCGCCGCTTCGTTTTCGAAAGCTCCTTTTTGGACACCTATGATGTTGACCAGGAGACCATTGAAAAAATCAAGGAAGACGATACGGCCTTGATGCTTTTTTCCTTCCAGTATCTGGCCAATACCCTGTTCGGTGCTGAGGGCATGAAGCTCAGAAAAGAGAAGATAAAGGAAAAGGTTGAGGAACTCAAGCAACGCCAGGGTGATTCTTTGCGTCAGGTTGAAGAAGAGTACAAGCAGCTCAAGGCTGAGCGTGAGCGTCTCAAGCAGGAAGAAGAAGCTCGGAAAAAAGGCTGA
- a CDS encoding histidinol-phosphatase, translating to MTDLPPLDITGDHHVHTRFCNHAVGEMEEYVTAAINKGLRSLTFLEHLECGLSYSPQIWLTPELFQRYFQEGERLREKYADRITVRLGAEIGYNPGAVDALLAMLAAFPFAHRGLSCHFFFDGHEHLNMLSRRTDHIRKIAAFGTEEILDTYFSNLIQGCQDIPCDKLCHLDAALRHNAPVLTTHHYTLIKELFAVMLEKNIALEVNTSGYELLSRPYPAIALIQQARQLGIPLIIGSDAHRPEQVGRFFERVAEEIG from the coding sequence ATGACTGATTTACCGCCACTTGATATAACCGGAGACCATCACGTCCACACCCGCTTCTGTAATCATGCTGTCGGAGAGATGGAAGAATATGTAACAGCTGCCATTAATAAGGGATTGCGTAGCCTCACCTTTCTGGAGCATCTGGAATGCGGCCTTAGCTACAGCCCGCAGATCTGGCTGACCCCGGAGCTGTTTCAGCGATATTTCCAGGAAGGGGAACGGCTCCGGGAGAAATACGCTGACCGAATCACGGTCAGGCTCGGGGCGGAAATCGGTTATAATCCCGGGGCAGTTGATGCGTTGCTCGCCATGCTTGCCGCCTTTCCTTTTGCCCATCGCGGGCTGTCCTGTCATTTCTTTTTTGACGGCCATGAGCATCTGAACATGCTGAGTCGCCGGACTGATCATATCAGAAAAATAGCAGCGTTCGGTACCGAGGAAATCCTGGACACCTATTTCAGCAACCTGATCCAAGGCTGTCAGGATATCCCCTGCGACAAGCTTTGTCATCTTGATGCGGCCCTGCGCCATAATGCCCCTGTCCTGACAACGCACCATTATACGCTCATCAAAGAACTTTTTGCGGTGATGCTGGAAAAAAATATCGCCCTGGAGGTGAACACCTCGGGGTATGAGCTGCTTTCCCGGCCCTATCCGGCAATTGCGTTGATACAACAGGCCCGGCAGCTGGGCATTCCCCTAATTATTGGCTCTGATGCCCATCGCCCTGAGCAGGTGGGGCGTTTTTTTGAGAGGGTTGCGGAAGAGATTGGGTAG
- a CDS encoding formylglycine-generating enzyme family protein — MINESKRWPESFPDRWASEWGEDEHGLWMAFHFQKLRHVLRWIEPGTFMMGSPEDEPERYDDEILHQVTLTEGFWLGATTVPQALWQAVMQENPSHFKGDQRPVEQISWEDTQEFMERLNKEIPGLELILPTEAQWEYACRAGTTTPFSFGENVTTDQVNYDGNYPYAGGEKGEYREETVDVKALPCNDWGLYQMHGNVREWCQDWFGDYPAGSVVDPVGPSDGRYRVCRGGSWINDARDCRSALRSGFEPGSRHDWIGFRLARGRTSKQ; from the coding sequence ATGATAAACGAATCCAAACGCTGGCCAGAATCCTTCCCAGACCGCTGGGCCTCAGAATGGGGTGAAGACGAACACGGCCTGTGGATGGCCTTTCATTTTCAGAAGTTGCGCCATGTCCTGCGTTGGATTGAGCCGGGGACTTTTATGATGGGTTCGCCGGAGGATGAGCCGGAGCGGTATGATGATGAAATATTGCACCAAGTCACCTTGACCGAAGGTTTTTGGCTAGGGGCTACCACTGTGCCCCAGGCCCTCTGGCAGGCGGTGATGCAAGAGAATCCCAGTCATTTTAAAGGAGATCAACGACCGGTTGAGCAGATTAGCTGGGAGGATACCCAAGAATTTATGGAGCGACTGAATAAGGAAATTCCTGGCCTTGAGTTGATCCTGCCGACAGAAGCCCAATGGGAATATGCCTGCCGAGCTGGAACGACCACCCCGTTTTCTTTTGGAGAGAATGTCACCACCGATCAGGTGAATTATGACGGCAATTACCCCTATGCCGGAGGTGAAAAAGGCGAATATCGTGAAGAGACGGTGGATGTCAAGGCCCTGCCCTGTAACGATTGGGGACTATACCAGATGCACGGCAATGTCCGGGAGTGGTGTCAGGACTGGTTTGGTGATTATCCAGCAGGGTCTGTTGTTGATCCTGTTGGACCGTCTGATGGGCGTTACCGTGTGTGTCGGGGCGGCTCCTGGATCAACGACGCGAGGGACTGCCGTTCTGCCCTTCGCTCCGGGTTCGAGCCTGGCTCCCGCCACGACTGGATTGGTTTCCGGCTTGCCCGAGGTCGAACAAGCAAGCAGTAG
- a CDS encoding formylglycine-generating enzyme family protein — MIPPDRPFRRSARSRADLLYLLAQHASARHAELADLVGFEPAQRELPAKKQRPFPETDGQAGATEPTPPSIGSTKKPKARFFLVREREAIAPKDRHLERPLDADTGRSLAEREQTGITLGSPPIPADLAPWKRLWPFLRLVLGQAQYGRTLDLRRLIKCISQGEVLRVLPKIPRRSWSTSCQLILDRDLRLLPFWQDFIALADRLSSFRGTAGMEILVFEQGPNGPCRQYEPGKRFPLQHYRRPVAGTPILVLGDLGLLPGGQKKAWMSFGRLLRSAGLEPVALVPCPERYWSRRTARLFSMYVWDIERRFPAKPMQRMRKKGGSGEEAEAQVDQLLDLLAPATHLEPALIRAVRCLLSSEPMDVGCEIAAWLHQDVYPTPLGALWNPEAMHRRRERFRALPSDKKVAVSKLLQALHKYLPQAEQAAEELILAELEGKSALAEQAQQFFWDLVATQDDPQGFSRLNQLESWVRRKQGDMHPAIWQSALADPLSAVVARMASKRVEVGQDPELPEGFDCNKVLWALQGAGQEKRYRLMQRLEPLELEPDSGPAQGSPLGVLHLDSMQFQWQHEDEQGRQGGLHLRNTEHLDSIPVPKSGLLHIQGSQERLTVEGITLPKWAKRIRRDQKGLGLCLSSGSDTADLYWLPPQEYPLRDKQGGSLGSFAIKKGCWMREDEFDEIREQGFRQPSWAEHIGEDQYGLYADLVFKGVTQRFRWVQPGRFMMGSPDNEPKRWEKEGPQHEVILTESYWLADTACPQALWKAVTGNNPSRFKGAERPVERVSWEDVQKFMVQLNKENPGLELDLPSEAQWEYACRAGTSTPFSFGADITPEHVNYDGNFPYADGEKGEYREETVDVKDLPCNDWGLYQMHGNVWEWCRDWFGDYSDEIAIDPAGPSEGRDRVCRGGSWFLIARYCRSAYRSWFEPGYRINWFGFRLARGRTSKQ; from the coding sequence ATGATTCCTCCTGATCGCCCCTTTCGTCGTTCGGCACGATCTCGGGCTGACCTGCTCTATTTGCTGGCCCAGCATGCTTCAGCTCGCCATGCTGAACTGGCTGATCTTGTCGGTTTTGAACCGGCGCAGAGAGAGCTGCCAGCTAAAAAACAGCGGCCTTTTCCTGAGACAGACGGGCAAGCCGGAGCAACAGAACCAACGCCTCCGTCGATAGGGTCTACCAAGAAACCCAAGGCTCGTTTTTTTCTGGTCAGGGAACGGGAGGCCATTGCCCCGAAAGATCGGCATCTGGAACGCCCCCTGGATGCGGATACCGGGCGTTCGCTTGCTGAACGGGAACAAACCGGGATTACCCTGGGAAGTCCACCAATCCCTGCGGACCTTGCCCCTTGGAAACGGCTTTGGCCCTTTTTACGTCTTGTCCTTGGTCAGGCGCAGTATGGTCGCACGTTGGATCTCCGGCGTTTGATAAAGTGTATTTCTCAGGGGGAAGTCCTCCGAGTTCTCCCTAAAATTCCCCGTCGTTCCTGGAGTACAAGCTGCCAGCTGATTCTTGATCGTGATCTTCGCCTGTTGCCCTTTTGGCAGGATTTTATTGCCCTGGCAGACAGGCTGTCTTCCTTTCGCGGTACTGCCGGGATGGAAATCCTTGTTTTTGAACAGGGGCCCAACGGTCCTTGTCGCCAGTACGAGCCAGGAAAACGTTTCCCCTTGCAGCACTATCGTCGCCCTGTTGCCGGAACACCGATCTTGGTGCTGGGAGATCTCGGGCTCCTGCCCGGAGGACAAAAAAAGGCCTGGATGAGCTTTGGCAGGCTGTTGCGGTCAGCCGGTCTGGAGCCGGTTGCCTTGGTTCCCTGTCCTGAGCGCTATTGGTCGCGGCGGACAGCCCGCCTGTTCAGCATGTATGTCTGGGATATTGAACGGCGTTTCCCTGCCAAACCCATGCAGAGGATGCGGAAAAAGGGAGGGAGCGGAGAAGAAGCCGAGGCCCAGGTTGATCAGCTGCTTGATCTGTTGGCCCCAGCAACACATCTGGAACCGGCCCTGATTCGTGCTGTGCGCTGTCTCCTGTCTTCAGAGCCTATGGATGTGGGTTGTGAAATTGCGGCCTGGTTGCATCAGGATGTCTACCCAACCCCGCTGGGTGCCCTGTGGAACCCGGAAGCCATGCACAGGCGACGGGAAAGATTTCGGGCTTTGCCCTCAGACAAAAAGGTCGCTGTCAGCAAGCTCTTGCAGGCTTTGCATAAGTATCTGCCCCAAGCTGAACAGGCTGCTGAAGAGTTGATCCTGGCAGAACTGGAAGGTAAATCTGCGCTGGCAGAACAGGCCCAACAGTTTTTCTGGGACCTGGTTGCTACCCAGGATGATCCACAAGGTTTTTCCCGTCTGAACCAACTTGAATCCTGGGTTCGGCGCAAGCAGGGGGATATGCACCCCGCTATATGGCAATCTGCCCTTGCTGATCCCCTGAGCGCGGTGGTCGCCCGGATGGCCAGTAAAAGGGTGGAAGTTGGTCAGGACCCTGAGTTACCTGAAGGCTTTGATTGTAACAAGGTACTCTGGGCCTTACAGGGAGCTGGCCAAGAAAAACGGTATCGGCTGATGCAGCGGCTTGAACCCTTGGAGCTTGAACCGGACAGCGGGCCAGCGCAGGGCAGTCCGCTTGGTGTTTTGCATCTGGACAGCATGCAGTTCCAGTGGCAGCATGAAGATGAGCAGGGCAGGCAAGGGGGCTTGCATCTTCGCAATACAGAACATCTCGACTCGATCCCGGTGCCAAAATCCGGGCTGCTCCACATTCAGGGTTCGCAAGAACGCTTGACCGTTGAGGGGATCACTTTGCCCAAATGGGCAAAGCGTATTCGTCGTGATCAAAAGGGGTTGGGGCTTTGTTTGTCCTCGGGGAGCGATACTGCGGATCTCTACTGGTTGCCGCCCCAGGAATATCCCTTGCGGGATAAGCAAGGTGGTTCGTTGGGGAGTTTTGCCATCAAAAAAGGCTGCTGGATGCGAGAGGATGAGTTTGATGAAATTCGAGAACAGGGCTTTCGTCAACCTTCATGGGCAGAACATATCGGCGAAGATCAATACGGCCTGTACGCAGATTTGGTTTTCAAAGGCGTGACCCAACGGTTTCGTTGGGTTCAGCCGGGGCGTTTTATGATGGGTTCACCTGATAATGAACCGAAGCGATGGGAAAAAGAAGGGCCGCAGCATGAGGTGATTCTGACCGAAAGCTATTGGCTGGCTGATACTGCCTGTCCCCAAGCCCTGTGGAAGGCTGTGACCGGAAATAATCCAAGTAGATTCAAAGGGGCTGAACGACCAGTGGAACGGGTGAGCTGGGAGGATGTGCAGAAATTTATGGTGCAGCTCAATAAGGAGAACCCCGGTCTTGAGCTGGACTTGCCCTCCGAGGCTCAATGGGAATATGCCTGCCGCGCCGGAACCTCTACCCCGTTTTCCTTCGGTGCCGATATCACCCCGGAGCACGTCAATTATGACGGTAATTTTCCCTATGCAGACGGTGAAAAGGGCGAGTATCGTGAGGAAACCGTTGACGTCAAAGATTTGCCTTGTAATGATTGGGGCCTGTACCAGATGCATGGTAATGTTTGGGAATGGTGCCGGGATTGGTTCGGTGATTATTCAGACGAGATCGCGATTGATCCTGCTGGACCGTCTGAGGGGCGTGACCGTGTGTGTCGGGGCGGCTCCTGGTTCCTCATCGCGAGGTACTGCCGTTCTGCCTATCGCTCCTGGTTCGAGCCTGGCTACCGCATCAACTGGTTTGGTTTCCGGCTTGCCCGAGGTCGAACAAGCAAGCAGTAG
- a CDS encoding MoxR family ATPase: MKIKAFPLEEKITLPKRGSWPATVHVFDSYSVNAIRAALCAERPLLIRGEPGTGKSQLARAAAEHLERLFVSEVVHSRSESQELQYHFDAVGRLGEAQALGHICRQEEEVRKKLAPINYLSPGPLWWVFDWEKADTRYKQCPHHYSRPEPPQGWTKEKGTVLLIDEIDKADADLPNGLLETLGNGSFPVPYLQEPVGMSNTTVPLVIITTNEERELPPAFVRRCLVLHLRLPKEEKEFCRFLMKRGEHHFGTGCSEEVMRETAKLLWADRAEARRQGGTPPGQAEYLDMLRALSRLALGDFKEQKNLLATVAEYALKKYVDLDED, encoded by the coding sequence ATGAAGATCAAAGCATTCCCCCTTGAAGAAAAAATAACTCTCCCTAAAAGAGGTTCCTGGCCAGCAACCGTGCATGTCTTTGACAGCTACAGCGTCAATGCGATTCGGGCCGCTCTATGCGCTGAACGACCGCTGTTGATCCGGGGCGAACCCGGAACCGGCAAGAGCCAGCTGGCCCGAGCTGCTGCCGAGCATCTGGAACGGCTTTTCGTGTCTGAGGTCGTCCATTCCCGCAGCGAGAGCCAAGAGCTGCAATATCATTTTGATGCGGTGGGACGGTTAGGTGAGGCCCAGGCCTTGGGCCATATCTGCCGTCAGGAAGAAGAGGTACGGAAAAAACTGGCCCCGATTAATTATCTCAGCCCTGGTCCGCTCTGGTGGGTCTTTGATTGGGAAAAGGCAGATACGCGATACAAGCAATGCCCCCATCATTACTCTCGTCCTGAACCACCCCAAGGGTGGACAAAAGAAAAGGGGACTGTTCTGCTCATAGATGAGATCGACAAGGCTGATGCGGACCTGCCCAACGGCCTGCTGGAGACCTTGGGGAACGGCAGTTTTCCGGTGCCGTATCTGCAAGAGCCAGTGGGGATGAGTAACACAACCGTTCCCTTGGTGATTATCACCACCAACGAGGAGCGGGAGCTGCCTCCGGCCTTTGTCCGACGCTGTCTGGTCCTGCATCTGCGCCTGCCCAAAGAGGAAAAAGAGTTTTGCCGCTTTTTGATGAAACGGGGAGAGCATCATTTCGGCACCGGCTGTTCCGAAGAGGTGATGCGGGAAACCGCAAAATTGCTCTGGGCAGATCGGGCTGAGGCCCGTCGTCAGGGCGGTACGCCGCCGGGGCAGGCCGAATACCTTGATATGCTGCGTGCCCTGTCCCGTCTTGCCCTTGGTGATTTTAAGGAGCAAAAAAATCTGCTTGCAACAGTGGCTGAATATGCCTTGAAAAAATACGTTGATCTGGATGAAGATTAA
- a CDS encoding formylglycine-generating enzyme family protein, producing the protein MIDESKRWPESFPDRWASEWGEDEYGLWMAFHYKKVRHVMRWIEPGTFMMGSPKDEAERESLGTDETLHQVTLSEGFWLGATTVTQALWQAVVGDNPSKFQGDQRPVEQVSWENAQKFMAQLNKEIPGLELDLPTEAQWEYACRSGTTTPFFFGDNISTDQVNYDGNHPYADGEKGEYRKKTVEVKALPCNDWGLYQMHGNVWEWCRDRYGDYPKESVTDPLGAATGRLRVYRGGSWFSLGRLCRSAIRSRLTPDARSITLGFRLSRGRTSTSR; encoded by the coding sequence ATGATCGATGAATCCAAACGTTGGCCGGAATCTTTTCCTGACCGTTGGGCCTCGGAATGGGGTGAGGATGAGTATGGGTTGTGGATGGCCTTTCATTATAAAAAGGTGCGCCATGTTATGCGCTGGATTGAGCCGGGGACTTTTATGATGGGATCGCCAAAGGATGAGGCGGAGCGCGAGTCTTTGGGAACAGATGAAACGCTGCATCAGGTAACCCTGAGTGAGGGCTTCTGGCTCGGTGCCACCACGGTGACTCAGGCCCTGTGGCAGGCTGTGGTCGGAGATAATCCCAGCAAGTTTCAAGGAGATCAACGACCGGTGGAGCAGGTGAGTTGGGAGAATGCGCAAAAGTTTATGGCCCAGCTCAATAAGGAAATTCCCGGTCTTGAGCTGGACCTGCCCACCGAGGCCCAATGGGAATATGCCTGCCGGTCCGGAACCACTACCCCATTTTTTTTTGGTGACAATATCAGTACAGACCAAGTCAATTACGATGGTAATCATCCTTACGCAGATGGTGAGAAGGGAGAGTATCGTAAAAAGACCGTAGAGGTCAAGGCTCTGCCCTGTAATGATTGGGGGTTGTACCAGATGCATGGCAATGTTTGGGAATGGTGCCGGGATCGGTACGGAGACTACCCCAAGGAATCGGTGACTGATCCTTTGGGGGCTGCTACCGGGCGTCTCCGTGTGTATCGCGGCGGCTCCTGGTTCAGCCTCGGCAGGCTCTGCCGTTCTGCCATCCGCAGCAGGCTCACGCCGGATGCCCGCAGCATCACGCTTGGTTTTCGTCTTTCCCGAGGTCGAACAAGCACGTCAAGATAA
- a CDS encoding type II toxin-antitoxin system Phd/YefM family antitoxin, giving the protein MRKITANKFQSDLKRYADQSIANHEPLRVIRKRGKDFVIIGAEDWGQIQETLYILQNTSLMQQIKQSRGTHRNGKDYSPTKEQLDEINSL; this is encoded by the coding sequence ATGCGTAAAATTACAGCAAATAAATTCCAATCCGACTTAAAACGCTACGCAGACCAAAGCATTGCTAACCACGAACCCCTACGGGTAATCCGTAAGCGGGGCAAGGACTTTGTGATCATCGGGGCGGAAGATTGGGGGCAAATCCAGGAGACTCTGTATATTCTCCAAAATACCTCGCTCATGCAGCAAATCAAACAATCTCGTGGAACACATCGAAACGGAAAGGACTATTCTCCAACTAAGGAGCAGCTTGATGAGATCAATAGTCTTTGA
- the hisD gene encoding histidinol dehydrogenase has product MTIRIESYATDQGKKSMDSLRDRFTLADSKCAQTVTDILEQVRSRGDEAVLEYTRRFDAPELSLKAFKVSEEEFVQAAEAVDDDFMDTLAFAAERIRLFHEREMEDSWMMTRDDGTITGRLVRPVDSAGLYVPGGQGGSTPLVSSVLMNAIPAGIAGVEQRIMMTPPNKEGKIAPALLMAAQEVGVTEVYKAGSAWAIAALAFGTESVPAVDVIVGPGNQFVTEAKRQVMGRVRIDMIAGPSEVLIVADQAANPAYIAADMLAQAEHDPMALALLLTTETSVAEAVKVELEKQLPNLTREDIARTSLQQRGLILVVDSVEEGIQLANEIAIEHLELQVEDPWQWLPMIKHAGAIFLGPHTPEAAGDYVAGPNHVLPTMGTARISSALGVETFLKKSSIISYSRQALLNDAKHIQRLAQLEGLSAHANSVAVRVKG; this is encoded by the coding sequence ATGACTATTCGTATTGAAAGCTATGCAACAGATCAGGGCAAAAAGAGCATGGACAGCTTGCGGGATCGTTTTACCCTTGCTGACAGCAAATGTGCCCAAACCGTGACTGATATTTTGGAGCAGGTGCGCAGTCGGGGCGATGAAGCCGTGTTGGAGTACACCCGCCGTTTTGATGCTCCAGAGCTGAGCCTGAAGGCATTCAAGGTAAGCGAGGAAGAGTTTGTCCAAGCAGCTGAGGCGGTTGATGATGATTTCATGGACACCCTCGCCTTTGCCGCCGAGCGGATTCGCCTGTTTCATGAACGGGAAATGGAAGATTCCTGGATGATGACCCGTGACGACGGGACCATTACCGGGCGCTTGGTCCGACCGGTGGATTCAGCTGGCTTGTATGTGCCAGGAGGGCAGGGCGGTTCAACGCCTTTAGTCTCGTCGGTGCTGATGAACGCCATTCCCGCAGGCATTGCCGGGGTGGAGCAGCGGATCATGATGACCCCGCCGAACAAGGAGGGCAAAATTGCCCCGGCCCTGCTCATGGCAGCCCAGGAGGTTGGGGTCACAGAGGTCTATAAGGCCGGATCAGCCTGGGCCATCGCAGCCCTAGCCTTTGGCACCGAATCCGTGCCTGCGGTGGATGTCATTGTCGGGCCGGGCAACCAGTTTGTCACCGAGGCCAAGCGGCAGGTCATGGGCAGGGTGCGTATTGATATGATCGCCGGTCCCAGCGAGGTGCTGATCGTTGCCGATCAGGCAGCAAACCCGGCCTATATTGCCGCTGATATGCTGGCCCAGGCTGAGCATGACCCGATGGCCCTGGCTCTGTTGCTCACCACGGAAACTTCGGTTGCTGAGGCGGTCAAGGTGGAGTTAGAAAAGCAGTTGCCGAACCTGACTCGGGAGGATATCGCCAGAACCTCCTTACAGCAGCGGGGCCTGATTCTGGTGGTGGACAGCGTGGAAGAGGGGATTCAGTTGGCTAATGAGATCGCTATCGAGCATCTGGAGCTTCAGGTGGAAGACCCTTGGCAGTGGTTACCCATGATCAAGCATGCAGGCGCGATTTTTCTTGGGCCTCATACTCCAGAGGCGGCGGGTGATTATGTGGCCGGTCCCAACCATGTTTTGCCGACCATGGGCACGGCCCGCATTTCCTCGGCCCTTGGGGTGGAGACCTTTCTCAAGAAGAGTTCGATTATCTCCTATTCCCGTCAGGCCCTGCTCAACGATGCTAAGCATATTCAGCGGTTGGCTCAGCTGGAGGGGTTGAGTGCCCATGCCAATTCTGTGGCTGTTCGGGTGAAAGGATAA
- a CDS encoding DUF2058 family protein encodes MGNPLQDQLLKAGLVSKKQASKVNQEQYVQSKKKKKGKSVRKNARKPISQAEVARAAEVARNKEISRKQAEERKQHEKQAQIKQLVMQNRVERDEKNGQAYHFALGKKIHRIFVAEEMIDRLCEGQLGIVQLADSFEVVPAKVVRQVAERDKEAVVSLREPSEEEDW; translated from the coding sequence ATGGGTAACCCTCTTCAGGACCAACTCCTCAAGGCAGGGCTGGTCAGTAAAAAGCAGGCGAGTAAGGTAAATCAGGAACAGTACGTTCAAAGTAAAAAGAAGAAAAAAGGCAAGTCTGTCAGGAAAAATGCCAGGAAACCGATCAGTCAGGCTGAGGTAGCTCGGGCTGCTGAGGTGGCCCGCAATAAGGAGATCAGTCGTAAGCAGGCTGAAGAAAGAAAGCAGCATGAGAAGCAGGCTCAGATCAAGCAGCTTGTCATGCAAAATCGTGTGGAACGGGACGAGAAGAACGGGCAAGCCTATCATTTTGCCCTAGGAAAAAAAATCCACCGTATTTTTGTAGCTGAGGAGATGATTGACCGGCTTTGTGAGGGGCAGCTAGGCATTGTTCAGCTTGCTGACAGCTTTGAGGTGGTGCCCGCCAAAGTGGTCCGTCAGGTCGCAGAACGCGATAAAGAGGCGGTGGTTTCCCTGCGGGAACCCAGCGAGGAAGAAGACTGGTGA
- a CDS encoding hemolysin family protein → MLLELVLAVSFAVFTSAFCSLLEAVLYSLPMSRIELLANTRPITSSILKKLKENIDQPITAILTLNTIANTMGAAVAGAAAASVFGANNLIWFSVFFTLVILLLSEILPKTIGVEFNGSLAPYVARPLHLMVVVLKPIILVCQAMTHLIPKSFGSQVSAEEVIAMARMSRKSGEIERDQEKVITNIIDLRHKAVRQVMTPRTVTFTLSREMTVAQAALLTDQWRIHSRVPVYGRDSNDVVGIVLSYEVMQAAAEGKMECRLEEVMQPVHFVPEIAPLNKVMLEFFEESQHLFVVVDEYGSVTGVISLEDILEEIIGREIVDESDRTQNMRALARAAGKERSLSSSDSSNGQGAKKSNREEGRR, encoded by the coding sequence ATGCTTTTGGAACTTGTTCTTGCTGTCAGTTTTGCCGTGTTTACTTCCGCATTCTGTAGCCTGCTGGAGGCGGTGCTCTATTCCCTGCCCATGAGTCGTATTGAGCTGCTGGCGAATACACGACCGATAACTTCGTCTATCCTCAAGAAGTTGAAGGAGAATATAGACCAACCCATTACGGCTATCCTTACCCTGAATACCATAGCCAACACTATGGGAGCTGCTGTGGCCGGGGCTGCTGCTGCATCGGTTTTTGGGGCAAATAATCTTATTTGGTTTTCTGTCTTTTTCACCTTGGTGATCCTTCTTTTATCAGAGATTCTGCCCAAGACCATAGGGGTGGAATTTAACGGTTCATTGGCACCTTATGTGGCCCGCCCTCTTCATCTGATGGTTGTTGTTCTGAAGCCGATTATTTTGGTTTGTCAGGCCATGACCCATTTGATTCCCAAATCGTTTGGATCACAGGTTTCAGCGGAAGAGGTGATCGCTATGGCTCGAATGAGTCGGAAATCAGGTGAGATAGAAAGAGATCAGGAAAAGGTGATCACCAATATTATTGATCTGCGTCATAAGGCAGTGCGCCAAGTCATGACTCCGAGGACTGTCACCTTTACCCTGAGCAGGGAGATGACCGTGGCTCAAGCCGCTTTGTTGACTGACCAATGGCGTATTCACAGCCGGGTTCCGGTCTATGGCAGGGACAGTAATGATGTTGTTGGTATTGTGCTCAGTTATGAGGTCATGCAGGCGGCAGCAGAGGGCAAGATGGAGTGCAGACTGGAGGAAGTTATGCAACCGGTCCATTTTGTTCCAGAAATAGCACCGCTCAATAAGGTGATGTTGGAGTTCTTTGAAGAGAGCCAGCATCTTTTTGTGGTGGTGGATGAATACGGTTCCGTGACCGGGGTGATCAGTCTGGAAGATATCTTGGAAGAGATCATTGGGCGAGAAATTGTTGATGAGTCGGATAGAACCCAGAATATGCGGGCTCTTGCCCGCGCTGCTGGAAAAGAACGATCCTTGTCATCATCAGATTCCTCAAATGGGCAGGGAGCAAAGAAGTCGAACAGAGAAGAAGGCCGCAGGTAA